In the genome of Flexistipes sinusarabici DSM 4947, one region contains:
- the hisF gene encoding imidazole glycerol phosphate synthase subunit HisF, with translation MLAKRIIPCLDVDKGRVVKGTKFLDLVDAGDPVLVAEEYDKQRADELTFLDITASSDERDTIIDVVEKTAERVFMPVTVGGGIRTVKDIRNLLNAGADKVSINTAAVFNPDFVKEAAYRFGSQCIVVAIDAKQTANDKWEVFTHGGRKSTSIDAVQWAKKMEAFGAGEILLTSMDKDGTKSGYDIPLTSNIAESVNIPVIASGGVGTPEHIMEGLTKGKADAALAASIFHFKEYSIDEVKHFLAENNVPVRM, from the coding sequence ATGCTGGCAAAACGTATTATACCATGCCTTGATGTGGACAAAGGACGGGTTGTAAAAGGCACAAAGTTTCTCGACCTTGTGGATGCCGGTGACCCCGTGCTGGTTGCTGAAGAATACGACAAACAGAGAGCGGATGAACTGACTTTTCTCGATATAACTGCATCCTCCGATGAAAGGGACACAATCATTGATGTTGTGGAAAAAACAGCCGAACGTGTTTTTATGCCGGTAACCGTAGGGGGCGGCATAAGAACGGTAAAAGATATACGTAATCTTCTTAACGCCGGTGCAGATAAGGTTTCCATCAACACGGCGGCAGTATTCAATCCGGATTTTGTAAAAGAAGCTGCATACAGATTCGGCTCTCAGTGCATTGTTGTTGCAATAGATGCCAAACAGACAGCAAATGATAAATGGGAGGTATTCACCCACGGCGGCCGGAAAAGTACCAGCATAGATGCTGTTCAATGGGCAAAGAAAATGGAGGCATTCGGTGCCGGGGAAATCCTTCTCACTAGTATGGATAAGGACGGTACAAAGTCGGGGTATGATATCCCTCTAACCTCAAATATAGCAGAATCGGTTAATATACCGGTAATAGCCTCAGGCGGTGTAGGGACACCGGAACATATAATGGAAGGGCTTACAAAAGGAAAAGCGGATGCTGCTCTGGCGGCAAGTATTTTTCATTTTAAAGAATACAGTATTGATGAAGTAAAGCACTTTTTAGCGGAAAACAATGTCCCTGTGAGAATGTAG
- a CDS encoding DHA2 family efflux MFS transporter permease subunit gives MRYNDETPLYEQIDLLSRILITFVVMTGTFMAILDTTIVDVVIPKMIAPLKTDLYGVQWVITSYMAAAATGLLLIESLDKVLGLRVMFIMGITLFTLSSVACGFAENLTQMIIARSAQGVGEAFVVATAQTILFSIYPPNRKGIAMGIYGMGVSFAPALGPTLGGWLTEHLTWRYIFFVNLPVGAMVVLVGLLILPKIIKQKQKLRFNFISYAFLGTFTISLLILLSKGQQKGWLQSDFIIKALIIAVGALFLYAIAELLSKHKLIDFKIFKVPQYRYACVIYFFTLGLSIYQLFYMIPLFYENLKGYSTLNTGLHMLGFAVFIGMTSPIAGILSDKFGEKYVLVVNAALYITTSIFLMPNLNYFTPSLRTILLTIPLGFSLGTFFAPITTMAMRHLREYTSLGVSLMHYLRFMGGAFGTAIATNTLQSKTAIHYEGIISIQNFDYARMYLNSVSEKFSAYMPERMAELRSETLLAKLQQLMGLNEAFQDVFLHAGFFGIFGLSFLILIFLHDKKIEKNDKTV, from the coding sequence ATGAGATACAATGACGAAACTCCCCTTTACGAACAAATTGATCTGCTTAGCCGCATACTGATAACATTCGTGGTCATGACCGGTACTTTTATGGCTATTCTTGACACCACAATAGTGGATGTCGTTATCCCGAAAATGATTGCCCCGCTAAAAACCGATTTATACGGTGTCCAATGGGTAATTACTTCCTACATGGCAGCTGCAGCCACCGGTCTTTTGCTCATAGAATCCCTGGATAAAGTTCTCGGGTTGAGAGTCATGTTTATCATGGGCATTACCCTTTTCACCCTTTCAAGCGTAGCATGCGGTTTCGCTGAGAACCTTACCCAGATGATCATTGCAAGGAGTGCCCAGGGGGTGGGGGAAGCCTTTGTTGTTGCAACAGCCCAGACTATTCTATTTTCCATTTATCCGCCCAACAGAAAAGGAATTGCAATGGGTATTTACGGGATGGGTGTCAGTTTTGCACCGGCTCTCGGCCCCACCCTCGGAGGCTGGCTAACTGAACATTTGACATGGCGCTATATATTTTTCGTAAATTTACCGGTGGGAGCTATGGTTGTTTTGGTTGGACTGCTTATCCTTCCCAAAATTATCAAACAGAAACAAAAACTCCGCTTTAATTTCATCAGCTATGCTTTTCTGGGAACCTTTACAATATCGCTTCTGATACTTCTCTCCAAGGGGCAGCAAAAAGGTTGGCTTCAGTCAGATTTTATCATTAAAGCTTTGATAATAGCAGTAGGAGCGCTTTTCCTCTACGCAATAGCTGAACTGCTTTCCAAACACAAGCTTATCGATTTCAAAATATTCAAAGTTCCCCAGTACAGGTATGCCTGCGTTATTTATTTTTTCACACTGGGATTGTCCATCTATCAGCTCTTTTATATGATACCGCTATTTTATGAGAATCTAAAAGGCTATTCCACCCTTAATACCGGCTTACATATGCTGGGATTCGCTGTTTTTATAGGAATGACATCGCCGATAGCGGGAATTTTGTCCGATAAATTCGGGGAAAAATATGTATTGGTTGTAAATGCAGCCCTCTATATAACAACAAGTATTTTTCTGATGCCCAATCTCAACTACTTTACTCCTTCACTGAGAACAATTCTGCTTACCATACCTTTGGGTTTTTCACTGGGAACGTTCTTTGCTCCGATAACAACAATGGCAATGCGGCACCTGAGAGAGTACACAAGTCTGGGGGTCAGCCTTATGCATTATCTGAGGTTTATGGGAGGGGCATTCGGTACGGCAATAGCCACCAATACATTACAGTCAAAGACAGCTATACACTATGAGGGGATTATATCCATACAGAATTTTGATTATGCAAGAATGTATCTAAACAGTGTTTCAGAAAAATTTTCAGCTTATATGCCTGAACGAATGGCTGAGCTCAGATCGGAAACGCTCCTTGCAAAACTGCAGCAACTAATGGGATTGAATGAAGCTTTCCAGGATGTTTTTCTGCATGCCGGTTTTTTCGGTATCTTCGGTCTTTCATTTCTGATACTTATATTCCTGCACGATAAAAAGATTGAAAAAAATGACAAGACGGTCTAA
- a CDS encoding HlyD family secretion protein produces the protein MNKKVKIALGILITGLIIFGIIAYKWLKFREIYATTNAAFIRSEQISNINFKRVAGRITKIYVKEGQNVEKGDLIAEIDSEDYKLKHQNLVHKVKSLENDISSIEHKISKIRSEMDINLKKVEKEKKSLMEEKNSLSSEIDEINARISKTKKDYVRYKNLYEKGAVSENDFENISTKLKMLTSKKESLEYKLNSVKYKISTFEEKIQLIKENKKTISGLKSKKESIGEKIKSLNTEIEDTENLLSYTKLKAPIQGVIGKKFANAGTVVNSETPIVSIVDTRHIYAEVLLEETKINGVDKGDKVYITPDADSEQKYEGVVREIYPASAATYALIPRDITAGEFTEVAQRIPIKVSITDGDIGLLRIGMGVDVEIKR, from the coding sequence GTGAATAAAAAAGTCAAAATTGCATTGGGAATACTTATTACTGGTCTTATAATATTCGGTATTATAGCTTATAAATGGTTAAAATTCAGGGAAATTTATGCCACAACAAATGCCGCATTTATTCGCAGCGAACAGATATCCAATATTAATTTTAAACGTGTGGCCGGCAGAATAACAAAAATTTATGTTAAAGAAGGCCAAAATGTTGAAAAAGGGGATCTGATTGCTGAAATAGATTCAGAGGATTATAAATTAAAACATCAGAACCTGGTTCACAAAGTAAAATCGCTGGAGAATGATATATCAAGTATTGAACACAAAATTTCCAAAATCAGGAGTGAAATGGACATTAACCTGAAAAAGGTCGAAAAGGAAAAGAAGTCGCTGATGGAAGAAAAAAACTCACTATCGTCAGAAATAGATGAAATCAATGCCCGGATCAGTAAGACAAAAAAGGATTATGTTAGATACAAAAACCTTTACGAAAAAGGAGCTGTTTCGGAGAATGACTTTGAAAACATTTCCACAAAACTAAAAATGCTGACAAGCAAAAAGGAATCCCTCGAGTACAAACTGAATTCCGTGAAATACAAGATATCAACGTTTGAAGAAAAAATACAACTGATAAAAGAGAACAAAAAAACAATATCCGGACTTAAATCAAAAAAAGAATCCATAGGGGAAAAGATAAAAAGCCTGAATACTGAAATAGAAGATACAGAAAATTTACTTTCATATACAAAACTAAAAGCTCCGATACAGGGCGTCATAGGTAAAAAATTTGCAAATGCCGGAACCGTTGTAAACAGTGAGACTCCAATTGTTTCAATAGTCGATACCAGACATATTTATGCAGAGGTGCTGTTGGAGGAGACCAAAATAAACGGGGTGGATAAAGGAGACAAGGTTTATATAACTCCCGATGCCGATTCAGAGCAAAAATATGAAGGCGTGGTCAGGGAAATTTATCCGGCGTCTGCTGCGACGTACGCACTGATACCAAGAGATATTACAGCGGGAGAGTTCACCGAAGTCGCCCAGAGAATACCCATTAAAGTTTCAATTACCGATGGAGATATCGGTCTTTTGAGAATAGGCATGGGTGTGGATGTTGAAATAAAGCGTTAA
- a CDS encoding TolC family protein — MKKVVILFILFSFAGSIQALTIDEAVKKGLANNFGLKSQSSVIKSSKYSLKASKAGRMPSLILEGSYTKNDRAKKTQISLPSPAIPDISMTQVEQEYTEAMAALKYDLYTGGAVTHDIKSKKLNYKYEKLIFNEKKQELVYNIRVAFINILKLKSLLNSAKQEVSALQSHMQDVIDLAKEGLVPELDKLHTKVKLRMAQQKVTTLKGDLKSAKSHLYSLMGLNPSSKEYTIEKIDSVKIRQLKLEELFDCAEKNRPILKALRLKYRSVLQKAQAAESGYKPKVYVMGGFKYSDMNENVEPQDNAFIQAGVSFRLDWTKDFNMVNSLKQKAYSVADTRLNTILQIKTEVRNAFEDMQSALENKKVAKTALKEAEEYYRIIKLKYKNTLATNTDLLDAEAMLTKAREDYTIAFYNYAESIYALEKAVGKPLR, encoded by the coding sequence ATGAAAAAGGTGGTGATTCTTTTTATTTTATTTAGTTTTGCCGGCTCAATACAAGCACTTACAATAGATGAAGCAGTTAAGAAAGGGCTGGCAAATAACTTCGGCCTTAAATCCCAAAGCAGTGTAATTAAAAGCTCAAAATACAGTTTGAAGGCTTCAAAAGCCGGCAGGATGCCTTCTTTAATTCTTGAAGGCAGTTATACAAAAAATGACAGAGCTAAAAAAACTCAAATTTCCCTGCCGTCTCCTGCGATTCCGGATATCTCCATGACACAGGTGGAGCAGGAGTACACCGAAGCTATGGCTGCGCTTAAATACGATTTATATACAGGTGGAGCAGTAACACACGATATTAAATCAAAAAAGCTCAATTACAAATATGAAAAGCTCATCTTTAACGAGAAAAAACAAGAACTTGTTTACAATATCCGGGTAGCTTTCATCAATATATTAAAACTGAAATCTCTTTTAAACAGCGCAAAACAGGAAGTTTCGGCACTTCAGTCACATATGCAGGATGTAATCGATCTGGCAAAAGAAGGGCTGGTTCCTGAATTGGACAAACTGCATACAAAGGTAAAACTCAGAATGGCCCAGCAAAAAGTAACAACGTTAAAGGGGGACTTAAAAAGTGCAAAAAGTCACTTGTATTCCCTTATGGGGCTGAACCCTTCTTCAAAAGAATACACGATAGAAAAAATTGACAGTGTAAAAATCCGGCAGCTGAAACTTGAAGAACTTTTTGATTGTGCAGAAAAAAACAGACCGATTTTAAAAGCTTTGCGGCTTAAGTACCGTTCTGTGCTCCAAAAAGCACAAGCTGCAGAGAGCGGCTATAAACCAAAAGTTTATGTAATGGGCGGATTTAAGTACTCCGACATGAATGAAAACGTTGAACCACAGGACAACGCTTTTATACAGGCGGGAGTCTCTTTCAGACTGGACTGGACTAAAGACTTCAATATGGTAAACAGCCTAAAGCAGAAAGCATATTCCGTAGCCGATACAAGGCTTAACACGATTCTGCAAATTAAAACAGAAGTAAGAAATGCATTTGAAGATATGCAGTCCGCACTTGAAAACAAAAAAGTTGCAAAAACAGCTCTAAAAGAAGCAGAAGAGTACTACAGAATAATAAAACTCAAATACAAAAACACACTGGCAACAAACACCGATTTGCTGGATGCCGAGGCAATGCTTACAAAAGCAAGAGAAGACTACACAATAGCTTTTTATAATTACGCTGAAAGTATTTATGCGCTTGAAAAAGCTGTGGGAAAACCGTTGAGGTGA
- a CDS encoding nickel-dependent hydrogenase large subunit: MGGRKSEVKVEGVDPDEVAEDVDKSWYSNTHNTLNYLSITHHTSHITHYGFLCNS, translated from the coding sequence GTGGGAGGTAGAAAGTCAGAGGTAAAGGTTGAGGGAGTTGATCCGGATGAAGTAGCTGAGGATGTTGATAAAAGTTGGTACTCTAATACTCATAATACTCTTAATTACCTTTCCATAACGCATCACACATCACACATCACGCATTACGGCTTTCTCTGCAACAGTTGA
- the recC gene encoding exodeoxyribonuclease V subunit gamma, whose translation MSLNVYYGVQLENVFDLFAYSLEKNRSVDPLESEFVVVQTEGMKKWLSLMLAQRFSVCSNIKFFTPNGIINHLAGRITGEQIKADKKKLAWVIYSTLPLHFENRYFDEIKRYTAFDRSGVKQYQLSEKIADIFDQYQVYRPWMLQSWEKGEYVNQNGEKLPEDYWWQPILWQNLCKRDEINRSDVYLRMLNTTGAAGAKDENKHIFVFGISVLPPLYVKILENLGYRFEIEMFLQSPSREYFGTERFYKNADREELKEGVNSLVANLARTGSEFFDFLAEYIDYFSSDMKPKKEESLLQCVQNDIISLKPPGKIIDTHKTEDESIIVNSCHSPMREVQVLYDYLLRFFDEDSNLTPSDIVVMTPDIEEYAPYINAVFGSAAFDDVSIPYSISDKTLSGIYSSVQLFTSFLQISSGRLKFSDIFQFLEKEIVYTKFGLTPPDVEMLKSLCKSSVMKWGWDSDIAESFNLPYYEYFTVSKGIDRLLLGSAVLAYEWSSFDDIVPSVSVEGENFEILGRFVKYVYTVKRYRDILGKNYSAEEWLDILNNLQQDLFSGTADNDGLQEINNGIRAFGTYTAGIISEELPAYVVAEFFKSYFKSVEKTGGYMEGGITFCSMIPMRSIPFKIICMIGMNDTSFPRIHKPVEFDLTAVYPAKGDRSTKDNDRYLFLETIMSARKKLYISYTGQSIKDNSDIPPSPVVAGLLEYVRQISGGGYSLINKHKLHPFSITYFDEKEKMFSYSKTNFQIAESYLETPVTDEDRGEDILTEDAKPPSEIDIEEIAYFFKNPLRYYFKNNLGIYPENLAQDNEDVEPLNLNNLQKTILKDRLAKESLFSEEQEISLDEMLNYYRKSGLFPPGKFGEYMKEVNKYNVSFFTNNIKKTLKPPEIKAMDFYLDVKNRNINIRGEYMLSGSVNILARMAKIKDSDRIKAWLYHIFALYDLLQSNRYSGEFSTLFYSEDKILKFEDYTDLYKNDEKMYENLHSYVRFIVETYIYGSVNPLPLFPVFGCSYAKKIIKGESADFGRSWWAQNVYKNDDKFYLEKLYGDVIPGTENLKELSRIIYLPMLQKESFVGT comes from the coding sequence ATGTCACTTAACGTTTATTACGGTGTTCAGCTTGAAAACGTCTTTGACCTTTTTGCTTATTCTCTGGAGAAAAACAGAAGCGTAGATCCTTTGGAATCCGAATTTGTCGTTGTTCAGACAGAAGGTATGAAAAAGTGGCTTTCTCTTATGCTTGCCCAGCGTTTTTCCGTATGCTCAAATATTAAATTTTTCACACCCAACGGTATAATCAATCACCTCGCCGGCAGAATAACGGGAGAACAAATTAAAGCGGATAAAAAGAAACTTGCCTGGGTAATTTATTCTACTCTACCCTTACATTTTGAAAACAGATATTTTGATGAAATTAAAAGATACACAGCATTTGACCGATCGGGAGTGAAACAGTATCAGCTCAGTGAAAAGATTGCAGATATTTTCGACCAATATCAGGTATACAGGCCGTGGATGCTTCAAAGCTGGGAAAAAGGAGAATATGTCAATCAAAATGGTGAAAAACTCCCTGAGGATTACTGGTGGCAGCCGATTTTATGGCAGAATCTCTGTAAACGAGACGAGATTAACAGAAGTGATGTTTATCTGCGGATGCTTAATACTACCGGAGCGGCTGGGGCAAAAGATGAAAATAAACATATTTTTGTTTTTGGAATATCTGTACTTCCGCCACTTTATGTTAAAATTTTAGAAAACTTAGGCTATCGTTTTGAAATCGAAATGTTTCTGCAGTCCCCCAGCAGAGAGTATTTCGGAACAGAAAGATTTTACAAAAATGCAGATCGGGAAGAGTTGAAAGAGGGTGTAAATTCACTTGTGGCAAACCTCGCCAGGACGGGAAGCGAGTTTTTTGATTTCCTTGCTGAGTATATCGATTATTTTTCCTCTGATATGAAACCGAAAAAAGAGGAATCACTACTACAATGTGTTCAAAATGATATTATATCGTTAAAACCTCCTGGAAAAATTATAGACACACATAAAACTGAAGATGAAAGTATCATTGTAAACTCCTGCCACAGCCCGATGAGGGAAGTCCAGGTTTTATACGATTATCTTTTGAGATTTTTTGATGAAGACTCAAATCTTACGCCGTCTGATATTGTTGTAATGACTCCTGATATTGAGGAATATGCACCTTATATAAATGCGGTATTTGGCTCCGCAGCTTTCGACGATGTGAGTATCCCATATTCCATAAGTGATAAAACACTTTCGGGGATATATTCATCCGTTCAGTTGTTCACTTCATTTTTACAGATATCTTCAGGGAGATTAAAGTTTTCCGATATTTTCCAGTTCCTTGAAAAGGAGATTGTTTACACCAAATTCGGCCTTACTCCACCGGATGTGGAGATGTTAAAGAGCTTGTGTAAATCCTCGGTAATGAAATGGGGTTGGGACAGCGATATAGCAGAATCTTTCAATCTTCCCTATTATGAATATTTTACTGTTTCCAAAGGGATAGACCGTCTTTTGCTCGGTTCCGCAGTACTTGCCTACGAGTGGAGCAGCTTTGATGATATTGTTCCCAGTGTATCTGTGGAGGGGGAGAATTTTGAAATTCTCGGCAGATTTGTAAAATATGTTTATACTGTAAAAAGATACCGGGATATACTGGGGAAAAATTATTCCGCCGAAGAGTGGCTTGACATATTAAATAATCTTCAGCAGGACCTATTTTCCGGAACCGCTGATAATGACGGTCTGCAGGAGATAAATAATGGGATAAGGGCATTCGGTACTTATACAGCAGGAATTATCAGTGAAGAATTACCGGCGTATGTTGTTGCGGAATTTTTTAAATCTTATTTCAAAAGTGTTGAGAAAACCGGCGGTTATATGGAGGGAGGTATTACGTTCTGCTCCATGATTCCAATGAGAAGCATCCCATTTAAAATTATCTGTATGATAGGTATGAATGATACTTCTTTCCCGCGCATTCATAAACCTGTGGAATTTGACCTGACCGCCGTATATCCTGCAAAAGGTGACAGATCAACCAAGGATAATGACAGGTATCTTTTTCTTGAAACGATAATGTCAGCCAGAAAAAAACTATATATAAGCTATACCGGTCAAAGTATAAAAGATAATTCCGATATCCCCCCTTCTCCCGTAGTTGCCGGACTGCTGGAGTATGTAAGGCAAATATCCGGTGGCGGATACTCTCTGATTAATAAACATAAACTTCACCCCTTCAGCATTACCTATTTTGATGAAAAAGAAAAAATGTTCAGCTATTCGAAAACCAATTTTCAAATAGCCGAATCCTATTTAGAAACACCTGTTACGGATGAAGATCGGGGGGAAGATATATTAACAGAAGATGCCAAACCGCCGTCGGAAATAGATATCGAGGAGATAGCATATTTTTTCAAAAACCCTCTAAGGTATTATTTCAAAAATAATCTCGGCATCTATCCTGAAAACCTGGCACAGGATAATGAGGATGTGGAGCCTTTGAATCTGAACAATTTACAAAAAACCATATTGAAAGACAGGCTAGCAAAGGAATCCCTCTTTTCAGAGGAACAGGAAATTTCTTTGGATGAGATGCTGAATTATTATCGGAAGAGCGGATTATTCCCCCCCGGAAAATTCGGTGAATATATGAAGGAAGTAAATAAATATAATGTTTCCTTTTTCACAAATAATATAAAGAAAACGTTAAAACCGCCTGAAATAAAAGCAATGGATTTTTACCTTGATGTAAAAAACAGGAATATTAACATCAGGGGTGAGTATATGCTTTCCGGCTCTGTAAATATACTTGCCCGAATGGCGAAAATAAAAGATTCCGACAGAATAAAGGCATGGCTGTATCATATTTTCGCACTTTATGATTTATTACAGAGTAACCGGTACAGTGGAGAATTTAGTACACTCTTTTACTCTGAGGATAAAATACTTAAATTTGAAGACTATACGGATTTATACAAAAATGATGAAAAGATGTATGAAAACCTGCATAGTTATGTTAGGTTTATTGTCGAAACGTATATTTACGGCTCAGTGAATCCCCTGCCTCTTTTTCCCGTATTTGGCTGCAGTTATGCAAAGAAAATTATAAAAGGTGAATCGGCCGATTTCGGACGCTCCTGGTGGGCGCAAAACGTCTATAAGAACGATGATAAGTTTTATTTGGAAAAGCTGTACGGCGATGTTATCCCGGGAACGGAAAACTTAAAGGAACTTTCCCGAATAATCTATCTGCCTATGCTGCAAAAGGAGTCGTTCGTTGGGACATAA